A single region of the Lacerta agilis isolate rLacAgi1 chromosome 9, rLacAgi1.pri, whole genome shotgun sequence genome encodes:
- the CD38 gene encoding ADP-ribosyl cyclase/cyclic ADP-ribose hydrolase 1 isoform X1: protein MPFASSSSRTQRHKLILIGTMVVLVALVTAVLLAVLIPGRKGSPSSEVLQWKGQGTTKELHEIVLGRCYNYIAIVNPELRDKDCLKIWELFQNAFMYKHPCRATEEDFQPLMDLARQSIPCNKSLFWSKTKDLAHRYTKTHHDFLTLEDTLLGYMADGLSWCGDPSSPGVNYESCPQWTECENNPGSMYWKMSSKMFAEAACGIIQVMLNGSIEAGAFRNNSIFGSVEVVNLNPNKVSKMQIWLMQNIDGPQRETCTGQSILKLKAILESRKISVSCEDNYRPVRLLQCISNPGHASCEACS, encoded by the exons ATGCCCTTTGCAAGCAGCTCTTCCAGGACCCAACGGCACAAACTGATATTGATAGGGACCATGGTTGTTTTGGTTGCATTAGTGACTGCTGTGTTGCTTGCTGTGCTCAtacctggaaggaaaggaagcCCTAGCTCAGAAGTATTGCAGTGGAAAGGCCAAGGGACCACTAAAGAGCTACATGAAATCGTCTTGGGGAGATGTTACAACTACATTGCCATAGTGAATCCTGAGCTCAG AGACAAAGACTGCCTCAAAATTTGGGAGCTATTTCAAAACGCCTTTATGTACAAGCACCCATGCAGGGCGACAGAGGAAGATTTCCAGCCTCTGATGGACCTGGCCAGACAATCCATTCCATGTAACAAG TCGCTGTTTTGGAGCAAGACAAAAGACCTTGCACACCGTTACACAAAAACTCATCATGATTTCCTCACGTTGGAAGACACTTTACTAGGCTACATGGCAGATGGGCTCTCATGGTGTGGAGACCCCTCCAGCCCAG GAGTCAACTACGAATCTTGCCCCCAATGGACTGAGTGTGAGAATAACCCTGGTTCAATGTACTGGAAAATGTCATCCAAGATG ttTGCAGAAGCAGCCTGTGGTATAATTCAAGTGATGCTTAATGGTTCCATAGAAGCTGGAGCATTCAGAAACAACAG CATTTTTGGCAGTGTTGAAGTTGTTAACTTAAATCCGAATAAAGTCTCCAAGATGCAAATTTGGCTTATGCAGAACATTGATGGACCACAAAG GGAAACATGCACGGGCCAATCCATTTTAAAGCTGAAAGCTATCCTAGAAAGCCGAAAGATAAGTGTCTCTTGTGAAGATAATTACAG GCCAGTTCGGTTGCTTCAGTGTATCAGTAATCCTGGCCACGCCAGCTGCGAAGCCTGCTCCTGA
- the CD38 gene encoding ADP-ribosyl cyclase/cyclic ADP-ribose hydrolase 1 isoform X2 — protein MPFASSSSRTQRHKLILIGTMVVLVALVTAVLLAVLIPGRKGSPSSEVLQWKGQGTTKELHEIVLGRCYNYIAIVNPELRDKDCLKIWELFQNAFMYKHPCRATEEDFQPLMDLARQSIPCNKSLFWSKTKDLAHRYTKTHHDFLTLEDTLLGYMADGLSWCGDPSSPGVNYESCPQWTECENNPGSMYWKMSSKMFAEAACGIIQVMLNGSIEAGAFRNNSIFGSVEVVNLNPNKVSKMQIWLMQNIDGPQRETCTGQSILKLKAILESRKISVSCEDNYSK, from the exons ATGCCCTTTGCAAGCAGCTCTTCCAGGACCCAACGGCACAAACTGATATTGATAGGGACCATGGTTGTTTTGGTTGCATTAGTGACTGCTGTGTTGCTTGCTGTGCTCAtacctggaaggaaaggaagcCCTAGCTCAGAAGTATTGCAGTGGAAAGGCCAAGGGACCACTAAAGAGCTACATGAAATCGTCTTGGGGAGATGTTACAACTACATTGCCATAGTGAATCCTGAGCTCAG AGACAAAGACTGCCTCAAAATTTGGGAGCTATTTCAAAACGCCTTTATGTACAAGCACCCATGCAGGGCGACAGAGGAAGATTTCCAGCCTCTGATGGACCTGGCCAGACAATCCATTCCATGTAACAAG TCGCTGTTTTGGAGCAAGACAAAAGACCTTGCACACCGTTACACAAAAACTCATCATGATTTCCTCACGTTGGAAGACACTTTACTAGGCTACATGGCAGATGGGCTCTCATGGTGTGGAGACCCCTCCAGCCCAG GAGTCAACTACGAATCTTGCCCCCAATGGACTGAGTGTGAGAATAACCCTGGTTCAATGTACTGGAAAATGTCATCCAAGATG ttTGCAGAAGCAGCCTGTGGTATAATTCAAGTGATGCTTAATGGTTCCATAGAAGCTGGAGCATTCAGAAACAACAG CATTTTTGGCAGTGTTGAAGTTGTTAACTTAAATCCGAATAAAGTCTCCAAGATGCAAATTTGGCTTATGCAGAACATTGATGGACCACAAAG GGAAACATGCACGGGCCAATCCATTTTAAAGCTGAAAGCTATCCTAGAAAGCCGAAAGATAAGTGTCTCTTGTGAAGATAATTACAG